DNA from Triticum aestivum cultivar Chinese Spring chromosome 7D, IWGSC CS RefSeq v2.1, whole genome shotgun sequence:
ATTACCCCTAAAAAGGTTACGCACAATTAATTCTTCTTTAGGTGGCAGTGCGCCAACTAATCGTGCAAGTACAGCTAGCCATTTTTGATATCTCATTTTAGTAACTCTTGGTTTTTCATTATTGCATGCATCAACGCCACCAAGATATGCATATACGCAGACATGTGGCGCCTACGTATATATCGATCGGGTGCAGTGTTAATAGGACCAGGGTAGTGGAATTAACTTACCTTGAGCTAGTGCAACGTAGTAAATGAGTTCCCTTTTGATACCCGATAAAGTAAATCTAGATTTTCGCTTTTCATGCAACCTATGAAGCGCATGACTCCGCCGTCCACAATCAATAAAACGTTAGAAATACTACATGCACAAATAACATATGCATATGCAATATGTGCCGTCGTACTAGGTCATGTATACTTagtatgcatctacataccacaaGGCAACCTTTAGCTTCGTGTATGAATGAGATTAGCTAGTTTAATTTGGTCTGCACTACACAATGGGCGTCAGGGTGTGCATGCAGTTAAGGGAATTCACTAGGATTTATGAAGGATTGAAATCCTTTGAAAATTTTCCTATATttgtcctttgattcataggattaaatcctataggattttttcctttggaaTATTTTGTCCTATATTTtataggaaatctaacatccacttCAACCTCTTTTTACAATTTCTTTACTTTTCATGTGAAATCAAACACTCGATGTTAATCCTATATGATCCAAGTGGGCATGACACTCCAATCCTATAATTttcctattcctacgttttcaaaatcctgcgaatcaaagaggccctaagagttttttttcttttgcaaggtaatatgtgtctcattcatatcataaagattaaagtacaagtCCCATAAAGACTGACACGAAAAAACTGAAAAGACAATAGAacgtctctgagcttgacaccaacgcccgtcacctgcctccgcaccaccatagcagccaccgCAAGAAAAAATGACAGATCACCttttcacccgagctcgacgcggctccatcgctgatatgcagtttTGTGGACCTCCCGGACACGCCATTGAACTTCAGATCTGGCACCCCCACATAACTAAGAtgtcggaggaggaaaccatacccaccatccacgaaccacgagcccAGCACAGGTTCCGTCTTTCAGATGTCATCGATGGAGACCACAATCTGCATCGGCTCCTCGACTATCTCCCAAGCTCTGCGCCGACGTTGGAGCAGACGCCGTCGCAaaggcggagcccgaggacacatgtccaccacaAGGATGTCGCCGCCGCCACGACATCCTCGCTTGAACAGACTGGTTCCCAGATCCTTCACCAACGATAGAGACGATTGCCTCGCCGAAGAAGAATCCGGTGCTTCTTTATTcagcatcgccgtcgccgccgccgaagaCAAGACGTTGTACGATCCAAAACCCTAAGCTTCTTGGGCCCTAAAACCTAAAGCTAAAACGATCCACACGCGCGTggtccggcgccccccccccccccccccctctcacaaCTGACGACCAAAACTCTCCtgtggcggcggctaggttttGTTAGAGGAGGAAAACTAAACCTATAGAAAAAAGAGACCCGCCAGCTAAGAAAAGACCCTGTGAGGCCGGGAATACGTATGTATAGAATGCACCGATAGCGGTTTACAATTCGATCTGGTAGAAATCTTATTATTACGCCAACCAACCTGatattggatggttaggaggactgtggtatccccagtccactagggttcaaatcctggtgcttgcatttatccgaatttatttcaggatttccggcgatacgcTTTCAGTGGGAAGAGACGTTCCCGTCACTACGAGGCGCCTAccgtgacttcgtaaaatctcacgATTACATGCCGGCtccagtctctcgaaggtgctcataaagGTAGGAAGTGCATGTATGTGTTCATAggaatgagtgtatgcgcgtatatgtAAGCGTTTGCATTTGTACTGTGTTAAAGAAAAATCTTGTTACTACACGTCAGAGATGGTCGCGCGTGGACACTGCTGGTCCCACCGCAGATTTTAAGCTGGTGGCGGAGAGCGAGCGCGGGCCCATCACCTATGCTCATGGACCGCCTCGTGTCGACTCTTTGCTGGGTGGCGATGTTAATTAAATTGAAGGATAACTACGTAATGCAGTACTTTTTTGCGGGGTACGTAATGCAGTTTGGACTAGCTGAAGAACCCGACAAATCACTAACTTTTACAGCTGGTTCACTGATCGCCTAAACCTTGCAAACACAGAAACTACCTTGGATTAAGTTTAAGTTCGCGAAATTCTTGTTTCTTGCTATACTACAAATGTATAGGCAGTGAGCGCAACTAAACTATGATAGTACAGGCGTATGTATACTGCAGCTACGAGCCTCTGAGCACCGCTAAATCTAGGGTTTGCATGCATGCTAGCTACATGTACTGGTATATATGCGTACATTTCGGGCGTCTAGTAGCTCTGTAAATCTAATCAAGTGTTTTCTTCAAATTAAAAAGAATACCGAGAGTTTGATGTATGTGTACGCGTTTATGCATTTTTAATGCTAAACTCAAAATGAAATTAATATATAGGTCGCCAAATCCCGCTATGGCGTTAAATTTGGAGTTCTTTAACGTTCCACGGAGCCGTTCAATTGCCTTATTCTCACCTTTTGCTATTGATATACATGTTGCATTGATGCAAAGCTTACTTACCGAATTAAAAATGTTTGATTAGTGCTCGTTTTTTTATGTCTGAACATGGTATGTCAAGCATATGTGATATATAGTGTATAGGATACCTGATTGAATGATGCCTATTTCtacaattttttcataattttataaaatgttaaatGGTTTTACGTTCGGTGTAGCTTCGCTGCAACTTTTAATAGCTTCTGACTCTGACGGGCTTCGCTAAATAGGCACATTTTCATCCAAGCTTTAGACTGATAGCGACGCTATGCGCGCGTTAATCACAACTCTCCCTCTTGGAGCCACCCGGGAGCCTCTCCTCTCGTGCATGCGGCGCCCTGCATGCACCCCCGTTCCATTCCACCACCTTCCCAGCTGCCACCCACTCTCCCGTCGCGTCGTGGCCGCTCCTTTCCTTCCCGCTATTTAAACCACACACACTTACCCAAATCTAAACCCCCCGCCTCATTGGCTAGCCAGTAGCAGCCTAGTACTACAACTGCAAGGTCGGCCTAGAGGGTCAAGAGATCGTTCGATCACACACTGACCGATCGATCACTGCGACTGCGTGCCTGTTCGATCGGCGCCTAGCTCGGTCTAAGGCTCTAAGCAGAAGCAAGCATGGTCACCATGGGCAAGAAGGTAGACCAAGAACAGAGCTACTACAGCGACTGGGCGCACATCGACCACGGCGTCGACGCCGACGGCCGCGCCACGGAGCTGCGGCCGCTGGCGCTGTCACGGCCGCACACGCAGGCGTTCCACCTCGCCTGGCTCTCCCTCTTCGCCTGCTTCTTCGCCGCCTTCGCCGCGCCGCCCATCCTCCCGGCGCTGCGCCCGGCGCTCGTCCTCGCGCCCTCCGACGCCTCCGCGGCCGCCGTCGCCTCGCTCTCCGCCGCCCTCGTCGGGCGCCTCGCCATGGGCCCCGCCTGCGACCTCCTCGGCCCGCGCCGGGCGTCCGGGGTCGCCAGCCTCGTCTGCGCGCTCGCGCTCGCCCTTGCCGCCGTGTACGCGTCCTCGCCCGCGGGCTTCGTCGCGCTGCGCTTCTGTGCGGGCCTCTCGCTCTCCAACTTCGTCGCCAACCAGCACTGGATGTCCCGCATCTTCGCGCCCTCCGGCGTCGGCCTCGCCAACGCCGTGGCCGCGGGCTGGGCCAACGTCGGCAGCGCCGCCGCGCAGGTCGTCATGCCGCTCGCCTACGACCTCATCGTGCTCCGCCTCGGCGTGCCCATCACCGTCGCGTGGCGCGTCGCCTACCTTATCCCGTGCGCAATGCTCATCGCCACCGGCCTCGCCGTGCTCGCCTTCCCATACGATCTCCCGAGCGGCTGCACCTACGCTGGAGGCGCCAAAGGGGAGGGCTTCTGGAAGGTGGTGCGAGGAGGAGTCTCCGACTATCGGGCGTGGGTGCTGGCGCTCACCTACGGCTACTGCTACGGCGTGGAGCTCATCATGGAGAACGTGGCCGCCGACTTCTTCCGCAGGCGGTTCCGGCTGCCCATGGAGGCTGCGGGCGCCGCCGCGGCATGCTTCGGCGTGATGAACACCGTGGCGCGGCCGGCGGGAGGGGTAGCGTCCGACGTGGTTGGAAGGCGTTTCGGTATGCGGGGGAGGCTGTGGGCGTTGTGGGCCGTGCAGAGCACCGGTGCGGTCCTCTGCGTTATGGTCGGCAGGATGGGCGCCACGGAGGCTCCGTCGCTGGCGGCCACGATGGCGGTGATGGTGGCGTGCGGGGCGTTCGTGCAGGCCGCCTCGGGGCTTACCTTCGGCATCGTTCCCTTTGTCTCCAAGAGGTAAAGAAAATCTTCCGCTTAATCCTTAATCAAATCCCTACATATAATTAGCTACACAGTAGTATCATTTAGCTTGTTTATAATTATGAAATATTTATGGTTATAATGTTTTATGTGTGCATCGTACACTTACATATACTCCATATAGTTACGTttgtatactccctctgtaaataaagtACAGTAATACGGAGTATAAGATATTTTAAACCACTATTTCCGCAAATAATAATAATATTTTAAACCACTAAATATGGCAATTAAGCAACCTCAAAACAATAACAAAAATATACAAGTTGCCAACGGATGAAAGGACGAAGCTGCTAGCTACCTATCGTGAGATGAAAGGTGTTGAGTACTTGACTAGCTAGCAACGCCTGAACCACGAGTTAGCTAGGAGGATTCGCGCCGACGACAAGCTTCTTGTGGATCTAAAAGAATCTAAAACAGAATCCTTGTGTAGGAGTAGCATAGTGTCGCTGACGTCGACGTTGCTTTCTTGCATTTATTCAAAGATAGCAACGGGCGGAGATTCCTGGTAAACTTAGTTGAAATCCCATTTATAAACAGAAAGAGGCGCGCCTTGTTGCGTAAGGTGTGGTGCACATATATGATCATGCTTGACCAGTAAGAGATCTACCATGCATGTATGTGGAGGCCGGCAATCAAGGAGTCGCTGTTTTGTTTTAGACCATGTGCACCTACAGAGCTAATATAAGGTCTCCTTTTCTGGAAGAGGATTTGTACCACTGGGGTGCTCCACCCCTTATATGAACATTAAGTTAAAAAAATACcacgaaatttgaaaaaaaattgggaTTTTGGATATCAAACATCGTTGTTCAATCTATTTTCGTGTGAAATTTCGTGGAACAATCACGGAtaaaaaaagccctttagtcccggttcgcaacagcctttagtcccggctgtgcaaccgggactaaatatgcgcgactaaagaccccccctttagtcgcgcctcttacggaccgcgactaaaggctttagtcccggttcttgtggctgaccgggactaaaggcccgtccacgtgggcgccagtggtccgtcggggcggaggacctttagtcccggttctcgtggccaaccgggactaaaggcctcctccgcaggtttagggttttagcccccctaaacctggtttctttttagtttggagtgttttatttcttttatattttattttgtgttttattttaattttgatgaagtttcagtacacatattctacgctactatatacatgcatatgaaatttcaaacaagaagaattcaagaggaatatataatatatattcaatctcgggtgaccatatacaacttcgaacaagtttccatacacaattaggatggatgaccatatacaacttcgaacaagtttcaatctcgggtatgcatataaatttcttcgtcctcggtatagtgttctcctttaggattgatgacttccctcatgaaaaatcctgctaattcttcttgaattggtcggaagcgagcttctggactaagcctcctccgcaagttatccatcgcgttccgcacgctatccgatgccttccgctcagaggtgtgtctctggatgttctcacaaacatagtatccacatagattggtccccggtggctgcttatccacattaactaaccttctgaaatctagctcatgtttgaattcaccgacaatttcttctgagaaccgtctccaaaccctacagggcaaagaaaattaaatgaacaagggagttattagttacttgatattaggaaatgaacgaaagagaccgatcgatatagagctcaaatgattgaaaataattacttttgcagcatttttctcatgtcggcccaacgctttggatccgaatccatagagtccatgattagaactctggaggtgtgaagttcaatatttagcagaatccagtggaacctgcggacacgttacatgcacagtcatgcataactcatcgattagacataccatgcatggagtaaacaaaagagaatgggcacaagagagaaacactcacccaaaatggtaaggaaatagaatatgacttttgagttgatgctttctaagaaacttgtacaagtctttctccacgtcttcggggtgatgttgtaacacatgtccattaacgatatgtgggtcaatgaacccaacatcatggatgtttcttattttgcattcccaaatcttcaatctgcataatagcgtacgcaacaatatagttaggacaatatatatatatatagtgcaggcaatgaagaacgagatgaggtagaaataaatcacttacagaacgtagcaactcagcatagatttgtcgaggtcgcgcagattgaacagctggaacaattcactcatatgaacttgtacgaAGTatcgtttggtgtgatgctcatctgtaacatccgcataaacatattctttgtcggcccatgttatgaattgcttgtaccaacgtagcagatttcgcatttgtggtggtagactcttttcccgcgcaggctcgacgagaggcccattccgcacatattgtaatgctatctcacatactggcgcatcctcaaggcctaagaaggcacgaagagtcaaacccatctcggacgcttgtttcatggcactcgctacagtcaatccaagtgctgccgcagctgctatgatctcggggtcctcttccggaccggctttcactatgagcggggggatcgattgtttcttctgcatcccgagctggtcaacttgtttcccgctttttttactttcttctttctcctccttcaatagtTTTGCTTGcgtacgaagttcatgtccatagtcgttaggcatattcagctcggcttgggacggtgtcgtcaaaaaatccttagcccacttcttttgcttctcagtgaatacttgcttgggctcaggctcttttatcgccttcatatccgccttccatttctcataatcagcagacgtggccaatttggtttcagcttcactaagttcccaaggccttgggaggagaggcttcagtgatggctccgttacccttgtggtcttaggtacataagggtccgggttaatagtctaggagcgggtttccttgctgtccgcctgcttctgcttcttcgccggaggtggattggggggcgtcgtacccgccggaggaggattggggggcgtcgtacccgccggaggttgtggatcgggggacggcgtcgaatggcgtgaaggaggtgtaggtgaaccaccacgaccaccaccaccgccaccaccgccaccaccaccatcggaggggggtggacttgctagccttggcgcctcgcctggaaacactatgtacttctttttccatagaatgaattggcgcttgacatctccaagtcttctctccccttcgggtgtaggtttgtcaatctccaggtcctcaaacccttggactatgtcttccaccgtgacacgagcatagccatatgcaatggggttgttgtggtggagtgctccaggtgtacagggtaaagcactgccgctagctaccttcgtggaaacgttccccaagggataatgcagatcacattctttcatctcctttacatcacccacggggtagtgaggctccggtgcacgaatctcgatcatcggtgcactagcaccaggcggggcatccgtggaagccacgctgcttctccgctgctggcttccgcgatccgcttcatgatcttcatgcggctctgcagccgatttttcttttactagttcatgcacggtctgcttcaactcatggagttccgatgcaaacttcgtcataagatctgcatcccggtccg
Protein-coding regions in this window:
- the LOC123169281 gene encoding probable high-affinity nitrate transporter 2.4 gives rise to the protein MVTMGKKVDQEQSYYSDWAHIDHGVDADGRATELRPLALSRPHTQAFHLAWLSLFACFFAAFAAPPILPALRPALVLAPSDASAAAVASLSAALVGRLAMGPACDLLGPRRASGVASLVCALALALAAVYASSPAGFVALRFCAGLSLSNFVANQHWMSRIFAPSGVGLANAVAAGWANVGSAAAQVVMPLAYDLIVLRLGVPITVAWRVAYLIPCAMLIATGLAVLAFPYDLPSGCTYAGGAKGEGFWKVVRGGVSDYRAWVLALTYGYCYGVELIMENVAADFFRRRFRLPMEAAGAAAACFGVMNTVARPAGGVASDVVGRRFGMRGRLWALWAVQSTGAVLCVMVGRMGATEAPSLAATMAVMVACGAFVQAASGLTFGIVPFVSKRSMGVVSGMTASGGAVGAIVTNRLFFSSSRYTVEEAISFTGLTSLLCTLPVALIYFPRLGGMLCGPSESDTVDHDGHDDDDDVNKDDDYMLLK